In Streptomyces sp. NBC_01717, one DNA window encodes the following:
- a CDS encoding GntR family transcriptional regulator, with translation MGPKPARVYRTIREWVASGKLQPGEKLPSERSL, from the coding sequence ATGGGACCAAAGCCGGCGCGGGTGTACCGCACGATTCGCGAGTGGGTTGCGTCGGGGAAGTTGCAGCCCGGCGAGAAGCTGCCCTCTGAGCGCAGCCTATAG
- a CDS encoding helix-turn-helix domain-containing protein: MRARMVELSWAGSRVPAIASELGCSQKTVRCWLHRFNRYGLEGLEDLGGQGRKRRITELERSRIIALVRQPPPGRLMVQPGGDLEAMDEAGPPEWTLDALAGRARELGIEVGRSQVRRILLAEGVRWRRTRSWIRSKDPDFEGKGRGSSASTPARPRTRRSSASTNSGR; encoded by the coding sequence ATGCGGGCGCGGATGGTCGAGCTGAGCTGGGCCGGGTCTCGGGTGCCCGCGATCGCCTCTGAACTGGGTTGTAGCCAGAAGACGGTGCGGTGTTGGCTGCACCGTTTCAACCGGTACGGTCTCGAGGGTCTGGAGGATCTGGGCGGGCAGGGCCGCAAGCGGCGGATCACCGAACTCGAGCGGTCGAGGATCATCGCCCTGGTCAGGCAGCCCCCGCCGGGCAGACTGATGGTCCAGCCGGGCGGGGATCTCGAGGCCATGGACGAGGCCGGACCGCCGGAGTGGACCCTGGACGCGTTGGCCGGTCGGGCAAGGGAACTGGGGATTGAGGTGGGTCGCTCGCAGGTCCGCAGAATCCTGCTGGCCGAGGGCGTCAGATGGCGCCGCACGCGTTCCTGGATCCGTTCCAAGGATCCGGATTTCGAGGGAAAAGGACGCGGGTCGTCGGCCTCTACACCTGCCCGCCCGAGGACGCGACGGTCGTCTGCGTCGACGAACTCGGGCCGGTGA
- a CDS encoding LysR family transcriptional regulator produces the protein MELRQLEYFVAVAEEANFTRAAARLHVVQSAVSTTIKNLERELRTPLLERTPKGVLLTDAGAALLPRAHAALDAAREAADAVGEVRGGLRGTLRLGAIATVGVIDLPVFLGEFHRRHPGVFLQTSAAPSGSQGLVEALLERRLDLAFVSGPGPRPTGITLTALASSVLDLVVPAAHPLAKRRTVPITELAGLDFVDFPAGYSNRTVADRAFAAASVPHRVAIEITDLTTGVAYVRNGLGVALLPRVALGKGQDVATLTVEDADLEWQFSLAAPSERTPGAAARAMIAMAHEFLWRE, from the coding sequence GTGGAACTGCGCCAGCTCGAGTATTTCGTCGCCGTCGCCGAGGAAGCGAACTTCACCCGTGCCGCCGCACGGCTGCACGTCGTCCAGTCCGCGGTCTCCACCACGATCAAGAACCTCGAGCGAGAACTCCGCACTCCGCTGCTGGAACGCACCCCCAAAGGCGTGCTGCTCACCGATGCCGGTGCTGCCCTGCTACCGCGCGCCCATGCCGCTCTCGACGCCGCCCGGGAGGCCGCAGACGCGGTGGGCGAGGTCCGCGGCGGACTGCGCGGCACACTGCGACTGGGCGCGATAGCCACGGTTGGGGTCATCGACCTTCCCGTGTTCCTCGGTGAATTCCACCGGCGTCATCCCGGCGTGTTCCTGCAGACCAGCGCCGCCCCCTCCGGCTCCCAGGGCCTGGTCGAAGCCCTCCTCGAACGTCGGCTCGACCTCGCCTTCGTTTCGGGGCCCGGACCGCGCCCGACAGGCATCACGCTGACCGCCCTCGCTTCCTCGGTGCTCGACCTCGTCGTGCCGGCCGCCCATCCGCTCGCGAAACGCCGCACCGTGCCGATCACCGAACTGGCAGGCCTGGACTTCGTCGACTTCCCTGCGGGCTACAGCAACCGGACCGTTGCCGACCGGGCCTTCGCCGCTGCCTCCGTTCCCCATCGCGTCGCGATCGAGATCACCGACCTCACCACCGGCGTGGCCTACGTCCGAAACGGCCTGGGCGTGGCGCTGCTGCCACGGGTCGCCCTCGGCAAGGGACAGGACGTCGCCACGCTGACCGTCGAGGACGCCGACCTGGAATGGCAGTTTTCCCTGGCCGCTCCGTCCGAGCGCACGCCCGGTGCTGCGGCACGCGCCATGATCGCGATGGCGCACGAGTTCCTCTGGCGAGAGTGA
- a CDS encoding IS630 family transposase translates to MDPFQGSGFRGKRTRVVGLYTCPPEDATVVCVDELGPVIPRTFPPAPGWSPDGHRIKAELEYSRGPEKTWVYGGLRVTDGQQVTMTASSRNSAFYQRFLRKLEEANPAGDIYVVTDNLSSHNSLSTRTWLEDHPRIRHVFIPVGACWLNLQEGWWRIFRKAALAGQTFAGPDEITQATELATAQLNARARPWIWGRPAPPTRRLRRRYVYCL, encoded by the coding sequence CTGGATCCGTTCCAAGGATCCGGATTTCGAGGGAAAAGGACGCGGGTCGTCGGCCTCTACACCTGCCCGCCCGAGGACGCGACGGTCGTCTGCGTCGACGAACTCGGGCCGGTGATCCCGCGTACTTTCCCGCCGGCGCCGGGCTGGTCGCCGGACGGACACCGCATCAAAGCTGAGCTGGAGTACAGCCGCGGACCGGAGAAGACCTGGGTCTACGGCGGCTTGCGTGTCACGGACGGGCAGCAGGTCACCATGACCGCGTCCTCCCGCAACAGTGCCTTCTACCAGCGGTTCTTGCGGAAGCTGGAGGAAGCTAACCCGGCGGGCGACATCTACGTGGTCACCGACAACCTGTCCTCCCACAACAGCCTGTCGACCCGGACCTGGCTCGAGGACCACCCGCGTATCCGACACGTCTTCATACCCGTCGGCGCGTGCTGGCTCAACCTCCAGGAAGGCTGGTGGCGCATCTTCCGCAAGGCCGCCCTCGCCGGACAGACCTTCGCCGGCCCGGACGAAATCACCCAGGCCACCGAACTCGCGACAGCCCAGCTCAACGCCCGTGCCAGGCCATGGATCTGGGGCAGACCAGCACCACCCACCCGCCGCTTACGTCGCCGATATGTGTACTGCCTTTGA
- a CDS encoding 2'-5' RNA ligase family protein, whose translation MTEAEPLVEHWRRRFDSSASAGIPAHVTVLFPFLDVDLISTAVISDLRTLIGEHSPFTVQFDECRRFPDVLYLAPTPDQPLRALTETIAARWPEAPPYGGQFAEVIPHLTVAHGQQSHVFDEVEAELAKRLPATATISSVSLFVSDGENWRHHGEFSMLG comes from the coding sequence GTGACAGAGGCCGAGCCGCTGGTCGAGCACTGGCGACGCCGATTTGATTCCTCCGCATCGGCCGGGATTCCCGCCCACGTGACGGTGCTCTTCCCGTTCCTCGACGTCGATCTCATCAGCACCGCGGTCATCAGTGACCTCAGGACTCTGATCGGCGAGCACAGCCCCTTCACGGTCCAGTTCGACGAATGCCGCCGCTTCCCCGACGTGCTTTACCTCGCTCCGACGCCGGACCAGCCGCTTCGTGCGCTGACCGAGACCATAGCGGCGCGATGGCCGGAGGCGCCGCCCTACGGGGGACAGTTCGCCGAGGTAATCCCGCACCTGACCGTCGCCCACGGGCAGCAGTCCCACGTCTTCGACGAGGTCGAGGCGGAACTGGCCAAGCGGCTCCCCGCCACAGCAACGATCTCATCAGTGAGCTTATTCGTGAGCGACGGAGAAAACTGGCGGCACCACGGGGAGTTCTCGATGCTCGGGTGA
- a CDS encoding YhjD/YihY/BrkB family envelope integrity protein, which produces MTFWLRPAFALRVINRFQKIVGFDRSMALASSALTALVPLSILLGTVLGNLVHFDAAERIIRRYHLTGAGATAVSSLFSPAEATSASVGIFGVVFLTISVLSFARAAQRLFEQAWELKPLSVRNTRNGLWWILTLGGYVVVSTLLSGLRSGGVLGLAAAWVCGVLVTAAFLVWSGRILSAKRISWTDLLPFGITGAVLTAAYSVGATIYMPHLFNSSAARYGVVGAVFAMISALFAAMLVLVASAALGREVRDELSRIRQGHRPSDHEVRRQWDSVVEQTRSRWRTAREQVAHHRIKGSNH; this is translated from the coding sequence TTGACGTTCTGGCTGCGGCCGGCCTTCGCGTTGCGGGTCATCAACCGGTTTCAGAAGATCGTGGGGTTCGACCGCTCGATGGCCCTGGCCTCCAGCGCCCTGACAGCATTGGTCCCGCTCTCCATCCTCCTTGGCACTGTCCTGGGCAACCTTGTGCACTTCGACGCCGCAGAGCGGATCATCAGGCGTTACCACCTCACCGGAGCGGGCGCCACGGCAGTCAGCTCGCTGTTCTCTCCTGCCGAGGCGACCAGCGCAAGCGTGGGCATCTTCGGCGTCGTGTTTCTGACGATCTCGGTGCTGAGTTTCGCGCGAGCCGCACAGCGACTCTTCGAACAGGCATGGGAACTCAAGCCCCTCAGTGTGCGCAACACGCGCAACGGCTTGTGGTGGATCCTCACTCTCGGTGGCTACGTAGTGGTCAGCACGTTGCTCTCCGGGCTCCGGAGCGGGGGCGTGCTGGGTCTGGCGGCCGCCTGGGTGTGTGGGGTACTGGTGACCGCTGCATTCCTCGTGTGGAGCGGCCGGATCCTGTCGGCGAAGCGGATCAGCTGGACGGACCTGCTTCCCTTCGGCATCACCGGCGCCGTCCTGACGGCGGCCTATTCAGTGGGCGCGACCATCTACATGCCGCATCTCTTCAACTCCTCCGCAGCACGCTACGGGGTGGTCGGTGCTGTCTTCGCGATGATCTCCGCCCTCTTCGCAGCCATGCTCGTCCTGGTTGCGTCGGCGGCACTGGGACGAGAAGTACGGGACGAGCTCAGCCGGATCCGTCAGGGCCACCGCCCTTCCGACCATGAGGTCCGCCGGCAGTGGGACAGCGTGGTCGAGCAGACTCGGTCACGGTGGCGCACGGCACGGGAACAGGTCGCTCATCATCGGATCAAGGGCTCGAACCACTGA
- a CDS encoding IS701 family transposase, producing the protein MTPDEIASVRVELEDFAAEIFEPFARGDQRRWGQVYLRGLLTDGRRKSVEPMAARLGEDGNRQAMAHFVTTSPWDPAHVRARLAWMMEAAIRPTAVVFNDTGFLKDGDASACVSRQYTGTAGKVTNCQVGVSLHLASDHASAAVDWRLFLPKTWDPGSTQADAGKVARRAACGIPDGLGHVEKWQLALDMLDETRSWGIEVPLAIADAGYGDATAFRLGLQDRGLNYVVGISSTLSAQPGEAVPVTEPYRGTGRPPVPTYPDTPQSVKQLVIAAGRKAAKPVQWREGSRLGKGRSGLRRMYSRFVVLRIRPAGREIVRATGGPVLPECWLLAEWPAGEAEPVQFWLSDLPSGMPLTTLVRLAKLRWRIEHDYREMKQALGLAHFEGRTWNGWHHHVTLVSAAHVFCTLQRLARAPKEMAPA; encoded by the coding sequence GTGACACCGGATGAAATTGCTTCTGTACGTGTTGAGTTGGAAGACTTCGCGGCGGAGATTTTCGAGCCGTTCGCGCGCGGTGATCAGCGTCGGTGGGGGCAGGTCTACCTGCGTGGACTGCTCACCGACGGGCGGCGTAAGTCGGTGGAGCCGATGGCAGCGCGACTCGGGGAGGACGGGAACCGCCAGGCCATGGCCCATTTCGTGACCACCAGCCCGTGGGATCCAGCCCATGTGCGGGCCCGGCTGGCGTGGATGATGGAGGCAGCGATCCGGCCGACTGCCGTGGTCTTCAACGACACGGGGTTCCTCAAGGACGGGGATGCCTCGGCGTGTGTGTCGCGGCAGTACACCGGGACCGCGGGCAAGGTCACCAACTGCCAGGTGGGCGTTTCCCTGCACCTGGCCTCGGACCACGCGTCGGCGGCGGTCGACTGGCGGCTGTTCCTGCCGAAGACCTGGGACCCCGGATCCACGCAGGCCGATGCAGGCAAGGTCGCCCGCCGCGCCGCGTGTGGCATCCCCGACGGCCTCGGACATGTCGAGAAATGGCAGCTCGCCCTCGACATGCTGGATGAGACCCGCTCCTGGGGGATCGAGGTCCCCCTGGCCATCGCGGACGCCGGTTACGGCGATGCGACGGCCTTCCGGCTCGGTCTGCAAGACCGGGGCCTGAACTACGTGGTGGGAATCTCCAGCACGCTGTCCGCCCAGCCCGGCGAGGCAGTACCCGTGACCGAGCCCTACCGCGGGACAGGACGGCCGCCGGTGCCGACGTACCCGGACACGCCACAGTCGGTGAAACAGCTGGTCATCGCGGCAGGCCGGAAGGCAGCCAAGCCCGTGCAATGGCGGGAGGGCTCCCGCCTGGGCAAAGGCCGGTCCGGCCTCAGGCGGATGTACTCGCGGTTCGTCGTCCTGCGGATCCGGCCCGCCGGGCGCGAGATCGTCCGCGCGACCGGCGGCCCGGTACTGCCCGAGTGCTGGCTGCTGGCCGAGTGGCCCGCCGGCGAAGCCGAGCCGGTCCAGTTCTGGCTGTCCGACCTGCCCTCCGGCATGCCCCTGACCACGCTCGTGCGCCTCGCCAAGCTCCGCTGGCGCATCGAGCACGACTACCGCGAGATGAAACAGGCCCTCGGCCTGGCCCACTTCGAAGGCCGCACCTGGAACGGCTGGCACCACCATGTCACCCTCGTCTCCGCCGCCCACGTCTTCTGCACCCTGCAACGACTGGCCAGAGCCCCAAAAGAAATGGCGCCGGCTTGA
- a CDS encoding NADP-dependent oxidoreductase, translating into MQAITVRDRDAGVGGLSLTDMPYPHAAENDVIVRVHAAGFTPGELDWPGTWSDRGGRDRTPSVPGHELSGVVAELGYGTTGLTVGQRVFGLADWTRNGSLAEYAGVEARNLAPLPADVGHTVAAALPISGLTAWQGLFDHGRLTTGQTVLIHGAAGAVGSIAVQLAREAGARVIGTGRAAGRDTALGLGADTFVDLENDRLEEIGEVDLVLDVLGGDILERSTALVRAGGTLVTVAMPPRIQPEDGRAVFFVVEADRVRLADLIQRVRDGRLKPVVGDVRPLSEAPAAFARSGRRTRGKTIIQIAEN; encoded by the coding sequence ATGCAAGCCATCACCGTTCGAGACCGTGACGCGGGTGTCGGTGGGCTCTCCCTCACGGACATGCCCTACCCCCATGCCGCTGAGAACGATGTCATCGTGCGGGTGCATGCCGCGGGGTTCACCCCTGGAGAGCTCGACTGGCCGGGAACCTGGTCCGACCGCGGCGGCCGCGACCGAACGCCGAGCGTGCCCGGGCATGAACTCTCCGGCGTTGTCGCCGAACTGGGCTACGGAACCACGGGCCTGACCGTCGGCCAGCGGGTGTTCGGACTGGCCGACTGGACCCGAAACGGATCACTGGCCGAGTACGCCGGGGTAGAGGCCCGCAATCTCGCTCCGCTACCGGCGGACGTCGGCCACACGGTGGCCGCCGCCCTGCCGATCTCCGGGCTGACCGCATGGCAGGGCCTGTTCGACCACGGTCGCCTCACGACGGGCCAGACCGTCCTCATCCACGGTGCCGCCGGCGCTGTCGGGTCGATCGCCGTGCAGCTCGCACGCGAGGCGGGCGCCCGAGTGATCGGCACCGGACGGGCCGCCGGCAGGGACACAGCACTCGGTCTCGGCGCGGATACCTTCGTGGACCTGGAGAACGACCGGCTCGAAGAGATCGGCGAGGTAGACCTCGTACTCGATGTGCTCGGCGGCGACATCCTCGAACGCTCGACCGCCCTGGTACGCGCCGGTGGCACCCTCGTCACCGTCGCCATGCCGCCCAGAATCCAGCCCGAGGACGGTCGGGCCGTCTTCTTCGTCGTCGAAGCCGACCGGGTCCGCCTCGCGGACCTCATCCAGCGGGTCCGGGACGGACGACTCAAGCCGGTCGTCGGGGATGTGCGGCCACTGTCCGAAGCGCCCGCAGCGTTCGCCCGCAGCGGCCGCCGCACACGCGGCAAAACGATCATCCAGATCGCGGAGAACTGA
- a CDS encoding GlxA family transcriptional regulator: MGSATHRVVILVYDGVTLLDVAGPAEVFAEANRFGADYRIVLASPTGTDVTSSIGIRIAVDAAASQLAPDTFLVAGADLYPRSPVARDLVEATRTLALRADRVASICTGAFVLGAAGLLDGKRATTHWKVAQELAARCRSSHIEPDAIYVRDGTTYTSAGVTAGIDLALALVEEDHGPDLTRDVARALVVYLQRSGGQSQFSAPLQGPPPRSPVIRRITDLVTADPAGNHSLGELAKHINVSPRHLTRLFHDELSTTPARYVEMIRFDLAKALLDQGHTATQVASLAGFPSYESMRRVFVRKMSISPAAFQRRFSTAHRADTG; this comes from the coding sequence GTGGGCTCCGCCACGCATCGGGTCGTGATCCTCGTCTATGACGGGGTCACACTGCTGGACGTCGCCGGCCCCGCGGAGGTGTTCGCGGAAGCGAACCGGTTCGGTGCCGACTACCGGATCGTGCTGGCGTCACCGACCGGCACCGACGTCACCTCGTCCATCGGGATCCGGATCGCGGTCGACGCCGCCGCCTCGCAGCTTGCTCCCGACACCTTCCTGGTGGCCGGCGCAGACCTCTACCCGCGCAGCCCTGTCGCCCGTGACCTGGTCGAGGCCACCCGGACCCTGGCGCTCCGGGCCGACCGGGTCGCGTCCATCTGCACCGGAGCATTCGTCCTCGGCGCCGCCGGTCTCCTGGACGGCAAGCGTGCGACCACGCACTGGAAGGTCGCGCAGGAACTCGCCGCCCGGTGCCGGTCCAGCCACATCGAACCTGATGCGATCTATGTACGTGACGGCACCACGTACACCTCGGCGGGCGTGACCGCCGGCATCGACCTGGCGCTGGCACTCGTCGAGGAGGATCACGGCCCTGATCTGACCCGCGATGTCGCCCGCGCCCTGGTGGTCTATTTGCAGCGTTCGGGCGGCCAGTCACAGTTCTCCGCCCCACTGCAAGGACCGCCACCTCGATCTCCGGTCATCCGCAGGATCACCGACTTGGTGACGGCTGATCCCGCGGGAAATCACTCACTCGGTGAGCTCGCCAAGCACATCAATGTGAGCCCCCGGCATCTCACGCGGCTCTTTCACGACGAACTGTCCACCACGCCGGCCCGGTACGTGGAGATGATCCGGTTCGACCTGGCAAAAGCTCTGCTCGACCAAGGGCACACCGCAACGCAGGTGGCATCCCTTGCGGGATTCCCGAGTTACGAGAGTATGCGGAGAGTTTTCGTGAGGAAAATGTCGATCAGCCCAGCCGCCTTTCAGCGCCGCTTCAGCACAGCGCACCGCGCCGACACGGGGTAG
- the snpA gene encoding snapalysin — protein sequence MKSSRTSARLLALALGLGLASSALGAAVPASAQTAATPSASAGTSVERYHGSVQEAANNNAFFEAVLKSVAEKRAAQPNAQAVTVYYNASQAPSFRSQISNAASIWNSSESNVKLQEASSGADFSYHEGNYSRGSYASSNGHGSGDIFLDYAQNQQNDSVRVVTHETGHVLGLPDDYSGPCSELMSGGGPGPSCTNRYPNATERSRVDQLWATGLAQTPGTVNQPADHLRPAPPVRTVAPGHGPGRPLHSTPWR from the coding sequence ATGAAGTCGTCCCGAACGTCCGCGAGACTCCTCGCCCTCGCTCTCGGCCTGGGTCTGGCCTCCAGCGCGCTGGGCGCAGCGGTGCCGGCGAGCGCCCAGACGGCCGCCACCCCGTCCGCTTCCGCCGGTACCTCCGTGGAGCGGTACCACGGGTCGGTTCAGGAGGCCGCGAACAACAACGCGTTCTTCGAGGCTGTGCTCAAATCGGTCGCCGAGAAGCGCGCCGCCCAGCCCAACGCGCAGGCGGTGACCGTCTACTACAACGCCTCCCAGGCACCGAGCTTCCGTTCGCAGATATCGAACGCGGCCTCGATCTGGAACAGCTCCGAGTCCAACGTCAAGCTCCAGGAAGCTTCGAGCGGTGCCGACTTCTCCTACCACGAGGGCAACTACTCGCGCGGTTCCTACGCCTCCAGCAACGGCCACGGAAGCGGCGACATCTTCCTTGACTACGCCCAGAACCAGCAGAACGACTCGGTCCGCGTCGTCACCCACGAGACCGGGCACGTGCTGGGCCTGCCGGACGACTACAGCGGGCCGTGCAGTGAGCTGATGTCGGGCGGCGGCCCCGGCCCGTCCTGCACCAACCGCTACCCGAACGCCACCGAGCGCTCGCGTGTCGACCAGCTGTGGGCCACCGGACTCGCGCAGACCCCGGGCACGGTGAACCAGCCCGCTGACCACCTGCGCCCTGCACCGCCGGTACGGACCGTGGCGCCGGGCCACGGTCCGGGGCGTCCGCTCCACAGCACGCCCTGGAGATGA
- a CDS encoding HD domain-containing protein gives MTEIIAGVEIPETEAVAEATRLIQKMTSPLIYHHSRRVFVFGVIHARRIGLQPNPELLYLSAMFHDTGLLTPFSDVEQRFEVDGADHARKFMLDRGFPAAAADVVWTAIALHTTPGIPGRMGPEIAITNLGVLTDVLGLGLDELDRVQVEEITDVHPRGDFKNEFLQAFVDGLKHRPETTNGTVNADVLEHFVPGFRRTTTVERIIGAPWPS, from the coding sequence ATGACTGAGATCATCGCAGGGGTAGAGATTCCTGAAACAGAGGCGGTCGCCGAAGCCACCCGCCTCATTCAGAAGATGACCAGTCCCCTCATCTACCATCACTCCCGGCGTGTTTTCGTCTTCGGCGTCATTCATGCTCGCAGGATCGGCTTGCAGCCCAACCCGGAGCTGCTCTACCTGTCCGCCATGTTCCACGACACCGGCCTCTTGACGCCATTTTCCGATGTGGAGCAGCGCTTCGAGGTCGATGGAGCCGACCATGCGCGCAAGTTCATGCTCGACCGCGGTTTCCCGGCCGCCGCCGCCGACGTGGTCTGGACGGCTATCGCGCTGCACACGACGCCGGGAATTCCCGGCCGGATGGGCCCGGAGATCGCCATCACGAATCTCGGTGTTCTGACCGACGTGCTCGGCTTGGGGCTGGACGAGTTGGATCGGGTACAGGTGGAAGAGATCACCGACGTCCATCCACGGGGCGACTTCAAGAACGAGTTCCTGCAGGCCTTCGTCGACGGACTCAAGCACCGACCGGAGACCACGAACGGAACCGTGAATGCAGATGTGCTGGAGCACTTTGTTCCCGGCTTCCGTCGCACAACCACGGTCGAGCGCATCATCGGCGCGCCCTGGCCGAGCTGA
- a CDS encoding IS630 family transposase, translating to MGVSVGASAPRRGPKLEPLLLSADERAVLERWARRATSAQAVALRARIVLACAGSDVPPIVVVARDLRVAADTVRKWRRRFLAGRLGGLVDEPRPGRPPTISVDQVEAVVVSTLEEMPKNATHWSRKSMADRSGLSKSTVGRIWRKFHLKPHLTDTFKLSTDPLFVEKVYDVVGLYFNPPEGAVVLSVDEKSQIQALDRSQPVLPMMPGMPERRTHDYIRNGLTTLFAAFDVATGEVITSLHRRHRAAEFKKFLIKIEKEVPGHLQVHLICDNYGTHKTPVIKAWLAKHPRFHLHFTPTGASWINQVERWFGFLADQKIRRGAHKSVRSLEADIRAWVKEWNENPTPFIWTKTAEEILDSLARFCRRISGAGH from the coding sequence ATGGGTGTTTCTGTGGGTGCGTCCGCACCGCGTCGTGGTCCGAAGCTGGAACCGTTGTTGTTGTCCGCTGACGAGCGTGCGGTGTTGGAGCGTTGGGCCCGGCGGGCGACGTCTGCGCAGGCAGTGGCGTTACGGGCGCGGATCGTGCTGGCGTGTGCAGGCTCTGACGTTCCGCCGATTGTTGTGGTGGCGCGGGATCTTCGGGTAGCGGCGGATACGGTCCGCAAGTGGCGTCGGCGGTTCCTGGCCGGCCGGCTGGGCGGGTTGGTGGACGAGCCCCGGCCGGGCCGGCCGCCCACCATCAGCGTCGACCAGGTGGAGGCGGTCGTGGTCAGCACGTTGGAGGAGATGCCGAAGAACGCCACCCACTGGTCGCGCAAGTCGATGGCCGACCGCAGTGGGCTGTCGAAGTCGACTGTGGGCCGAATCTGGCGGAAGTTCCATCTCAAGCCTCATCTGACGGACACCTTCAAACTGTCGACGGACCCCTTGTTCGTGGAGAAGGTCTACGACGTGGTCGGGCTGTACTTCAATCCACCCGAAGGGGCGGTGGTGCTGTCGGTGGACGAGAAGTCGCAGATCCAGGCGCTGGACCGGTCCCAGCCGGTGCTGCCGATGATGCCGGGCATGCCCGAGCGTCGCACCCATGACTACATCCGTAATGGCCTGACCACCCTTTTCGCGGCCTTCGACGTCGCGACCGGCGAAGTCATCACCTCGCTGCACCGTCGGCACCGGGCAGCGGAGTTCAAGAAGTTCCTCATCAAGATCGAGAAGGAGGTTCCTGGGCACCTCCAGGTCCACCTGATCTGTGACAATTACGGCACCCACAAGACACCGGTCATCAAGGCATGGCTGGCCAAACACCCCCGATTCCACCTGCACTTCACCCCCACCGGTGCGTCCTGGATCAACCAGGTGGAGAGGTGGTTCGGCTTCCTCGCCGACCAGAAGATCCGCCGCGGTGCACACAAAAGCGTGCGTTCCCTGGAAGCCGACATCCGTGCGTGGGTCAAGGAGTGGAACGAAAACCCAACACCGTTCATCTGGACCAAGACGGCCGAGGAGATCCTCGACTCCCTCGCCCGCTTCTGCCGACGGATCTCCGGCGCAGGACACTAG
- a CDS encoding zinc-dependent alcohol dehydrogenase family protein yields the protein MRALVAGKVGEPTDVLRLESCPVPTPEAGQALIRVKATPVHASDLHVLRGRYGFFPEFPTVGGHMECVGRIEALGPDTEGLKIGERVVVAAVPAVPGPHVAGTWQEYLVADTRRLLPVPDHLSDSDACQLAVNPLTALLLLTRELDVQPGEWLLQTAAGSTVGRLVIQLARHLGIRTINVVRRRDAVEEIKALGGDEVICTEDEDLLPRVAEIAGPAGVHKAIDCVAGHVGAQVSQALAPGGELVVYGALSTHRQTDPAALTIPLQARSVIYETKAVRGFWLNRWFGTASPEDALRALSEVRSLVADGVLSIPQGQPFPLERFTEAIALAETPARGAKPFFVFEDGRDNDDR from the coding sequence ATGCGCGCGCTCGTAGCCGGAAAGGTCGGCGAGCCTACCGATGTCCTGCGGCTGGAATCCTGTCCTGTTCCCACGCCAGAAGCCGGTCAGGCGTTGATCCGCGTGAAGGCTACTCCGGTTCACGCCAGCGATCTGCACGTACTGCGTGGCCGATACGGTTTCTTCCCCGAGTTTCCCACTGTCGGTGGTCACATGGAATGCGTGGGCCGTATTGAGGCCCTGGGCCCGGATACCGAGGGGCTAAAGATCGGCGAGCGTGTGGTGGTCGCTGCCGTACCGGCGGTACCCGGGCCGCATGTGGCCGGCACTTGGCAGGAATACCTTGTCGCCGATACACGAAGGCTCCTGCCGGTTCCCGACCATCTGAGCGACTCCGACGCCTGTCAACTCGCCGTCAACCCGTTGACCGCGCTGCTCCTCCTGACTCGCGAACTCGATGTACAGCCGGGTGAATGGTTGTTGCAGACGGCCGCGGGCTCCACCGTCGGCCGGCTCGTCATTCAGCTGGCCAGGCATCTGGGTATTCGCACGATCAATGTCGTGCGGCGGCGCGACGCCGTTGAGGAGATCAAAGCGCTTGGTGGTGACGAGGTCATTTGCACTGAGGACGAGGACCTGTTGCCGCGTGTGGCTGAGATCGCGGGACCGGCCGGCGTGCACAAGGCCATCGACTGTGTCGCGGGCCACGTGGGTGCCCAGGTATCACAGGCGTTGGCTCCGGGAGGAGAGCTCGTGGTCTACGGCGCGCTCTCCACCCACCGGCAGACCGACCCGGCAGCGCTGACGATCCCGCTGCAGGCACGCTCGGTCATCTACGAGACCAAAGCAGTCCGTGGCTTCTGGCTGAACCGCTGGTTCGGCACTGCCTCACCTGAGGATGCCTTGCGCGCGCTGTCCGAGGTTCGCAGTCTCGTCGCCGATGGAGTGCTGAGCATCCCCCAGGGCCAGCCGTTCCCACTCGAACGCTTCACTGAAGCCATCGCGCTCGCCGAAACACCCGCACGTGGCGCCAAGCCATTCTTCGTCTTCGAAGACGGCCGGGACAACGACGACAGGTAG